Proteins encoded together in one Vanessa tameamea isolate UH-Manoa-2023 chromosome 28, ilVanTame1 primary haplotype, whole genome shotgun sequence window:
- the LOC113396754 gene encoding chorion class A protein L11-like isoform X1, which produces MYKAVLLVCALALTIQSIAGACIGNGLGPFGVAGPLGLAEPFGLAEPCGLGTLGAPYGAYGTYGLGYGIGKYAGPFCAGYGALI; this is translated from the exons ATGTACAAGGCTGTGCTTTTAGTCTGCGCTCTGGCGCTCACGATCCAg TCCATTGCTGGAGCATGCATTGGAAATGGATTGGGACCCTTCGGTGTAGCTGGTCCTCTCGGCCTCGCCGAACCTTTTGGTCTCGCTGAGCCTTGTGGTCTAGGAACACTGGGTGCTCCTTACGGAGCATACGGTACTTACGGTCTCGGCTACGGCATCGGCAAATATGCTGGACCTTTCTGTGCTGGTTACGGCGCTCTCATCTAA
- the LOC113396757 gene encoding chorion class B protein PC10-like, with translation MYKAVLLVCVQALTIQSIASQCIGAGFAAAPWASVAPCAAAAPLAVAAGPCGAYGPAAFAASNGGGFGVSSASPIPATGVSVISENAIEGALTVTGVLPFLGTVALDGVLPTAGAGIVSYGCGNGEVAIVAEDIAPIGIGAPLGYADAYGYGPYGYGNGPLPGPYSRPGCGCGGLI, from the exons ATGTACAAGGCTGTGCTTTTGGTCTGCGTTCAGGCGCTCACGATCCAG TCAATCGCTTCTCAGTGTATTGGCGCTGGATTTGCTGCAGCTCCCTGGGCATCAGTCGCACCCTGCGCTGCCGCTGCTCCTTTAGCAGTAGCTGCTGGTCCCTGTGGTGCTTACGGCCCAGCTGCTTTTGCTGCTTCCAATGGAGGCGGTTTTGGAGTATCAAGCGCATCTCCCATCCCAGCAACTGGTGTATCTGTTATATCCGAAAACGCAATTGAAGGAGCCCTCACCGTTACTGGCGTTCTGCCATTCTTAGGAACAGTGGCTTTAGATGGTGTACTACCAACTGCTGGTGCTGGCATTGTCTCATACGGTTGTGGCAATGGAGAAGTGGCAATAGTAGCAGAAGACATTGCTCCCATTGGTATTGGAGCTCCACTTGGCTATGCTGATGCCTACGGCTACGGTCCCTATGGCTACGGAAACGGTCCGCTACCTGGACCTTACTCTCGCCCTGGTTGCGGTTGTGGTGGCCTCATATAA
- the LOC113396755 gene encoding uncharacterized protein LOC113396755 isoform X1 — MYKAVLLVCALGLTIQSIAGACIGAGLGVGPFGVAGPLGLAEPFGYGGPFGLAGPLGLAEPFGLAEPCGLGPLGSPYGAYGAYGLGYGNYAGPFRAGLGCGAYI, encoded by the exons ATGTACAAGGCTGTGCTTTTGGTCTGCGCTCTGGGGCTCACGATCcag TCCATTGCTGGAGCATGCATTGGAGCTGGATTGGGTGTCGGACCCTTCGGTGTTGCTGGACCTCTCGGCCTCGCTGAACCTTTTGGTTACGGCGGTCCTTTTGGTCTTGCTGGACCTCTTGGCCTCGCTGAACCTTTTGGTCTCGCTGAGCCTTGTGGTCTAGGTCCACTAGGTTCTCCTTACGGAGCATACGGTGCTTACGGTCTCGGCTACGGCAACTATGCTGGACCTTTCCGTGCTGGTTTGGGATGCGGAGCTTACATCTAA
- the LOC113396760 gene encoding chorion class B protein PC10-like, giving the protein MSFKIVFCLSTVLLQTISGQYIGKGFNGGVIGAGLAAAENAALANSMAYGAPLAANGLAYEAAIAANGPYGPNLAPGSSITNGGGFRVTSSSPIPASGVSVQSENLVIEGPLAVSGQLPFLGVVALEGPLPAAGQGAVAYGCGNGNVGIVNEGVEPVVAPAYANGLPNGLGYNGLPNGLGYGPMY; this is encoded by the exons ATGTCTTTCAAAATAGTATTCTGTCTTTCAACTGTTCTTCTTCAg ACAATATCAGGACAATACATCGGTAAAGGATTTAACGGTGGCGTCATCGGTGCTGGCTTGGCTGCTGCTGAAAATGCTGCCCTGGCTAATAGTATGGCCTATGGCGCACCCTTGGCAGCTAATGGCTTAGCATACGAAGCCGCAATAGCAGCCAATGGACCGTATGGACCCAATTTAGCTCCTGGTTCTAGTATCACAAACGGTGGTGGTTTCAGAGTAACAAGTTCCTCTCCAATCCCAGCAAGTGGTGTTTCAGTGCAGTCTGAAAATTTAGTTATTGAAGGTCCATTGGCAGTCTCAGGCCAGTTACCATTCTTGGGTGTAGTGGCATTGGAAGGTCCGCTGCCAGCTGCTGGCCAGGGTGCAGTTGCCTACGGTTGCGGTAATGGTAATGTTGGCATCGTGAACGAAGGAGTTGAGCCAGTGGTAGCTCCAGCATATGCTAATGGGCTCCCAAATGGTCTTGGTTATAATGGGCTTCCTAATGGTTTAGGCTATGGGCCaatgtattaa
- the LOC113396759 gene encoding keratin, type I cytoskeletal 14-like — MYFSILTFILIQTLVTQKVLCQYGSYGAGLANPNAYGDMNAAFGHNNGYQHGLANGLGPGLAHGLASGLGPGIGPGIGPNLGLGLGPGVGPGIGPNLGLGLGPGLGPGIGPNLGLGLGPNLGPDFGTGLAPGLALNSYNAGVDLALDVATQINRPCETGYGEIAVVGEMPVIGNTLVAGQVPIIGSVRFAGDVPASGRVSVFGTCGCGCGFGNGNYNLI, encoded by the exons ATGTACTTTTCAATTCTAACTTTCATTCTTATTCAGACACTTGTAACTCAG aaagtGCTTTGTCAATATGGAAGTTATGGAGCTGGTCTCGCAAATCCAAATGCTTATGGTGATATGAACGCAGCTTTCGGTCATAACAATGGCTATCAACATGGTTTGGCGAACGGTTTGGGACCTGGCTTGGCGCATGGCTTGGCATCCGGCTTAGGACCTGGCATAGGCCCTGGTATAGGACCTAACTTAGGACTTGGCTTAGGACCTGGCGTAGGCCCTGGTATAGGACCTAACTTAGGACTTGGCTTAGGACCTGGCCTCGGACCTGGTATAGGACCTAACTTAGGTCTTGGCTTAGGACCTAACCTTGGACCTGATTTTGGAACAGGTTTAGCACCTGGGCTGGCTTTGAATTCATACAATGCAGGCGTGGACCTGGCGCTTGACGTAGCCACACAAATAAATAGACCCTGCGAGACTGGCTATGGCGAAATAGCGGTAGTTGGTGAAATGCCTGTGATTGGTAACACACTCGTCGCTGGTCAAGTACCAATCATTGGTTCAGTAAGATTTGCAGGAGATGTGCCAGCCTCTGGCAGAGTCTCTGTATTTGGCACGTGCGGGTGTGGATGCGGTTTTGGTAATGGTAACTATAAtctaatttag
- the LOC113396756 gene encoding chorion class B protein PC10-like, which translates to MMKAVLFVCAHALLIQCIAGQYIGSRLAGPCGAPLAAAPLAAPCGLEAAAVPASNGGGLGISSASAIPPTGVSVLTENAIEGTLAVTGALPFLGTVAIEGALPTAGAGAVNYACGSGVVTILAEDIAPAGIAGPLGYGVGPLAVDAAGYGPFGYGIGPLAGPYARAGCGCNNVI; encoded by the exons ATGATGAAAGCTGTACTCTTCGTCTGCGCTCATGCGCTCCTGATACAG TGTATCGCGGGACAGTACATAGGCTCTAGACTAGCCGGTCCTTGTGGTGCTCCTTTGGCAGCTGCTCCCTTAGCAGCTCCTTGTGGATTAGAAGCTGCTGCCGTTCCAGCTTCCAATGGAGGTGGACTCGGCATATCCAGTGCATCAGCCATACCACCGACCGGAGTATCTGTTTTAACTGAAAACGCCATCGAAGGAACTCTTGCTGTCACCGGCGCTCTGCCTTTCTTAGGAACCGTGGCTATAGAAGGCGCTCTGCCGACTGCTGGTGCTGGTGCTGTCAATTACGCCTGTGGCAGTGGAGTCGTGACCATATTGGCTGAAGATATTGCACCTGCTGGAATAGCTGGTCCACTCGGCTACGGTGTTGGTCCTTTGGCTGTTGATGCGGCCGGCTACGGTCCCTTCGGCTACGGTATCGGACCTCTAGCTGGTCCATACGCTCGCGCTGGTTGCGGTTGtaataatgtcatataa
- the LOC113396761 gene encoding chorion class B protein PC10-like, giving the protein MFIRNISLLLSTITIQMIAGQCLRSAYNTGVYSNEIAAANIVAETAALASAAAAGIAYGPVANAIAYAPVYEPICSIGVPGLTFGLSLAELAASNGNGLRVRSGSPIPPSGVTVESDNMLIEGPLAVSGQLPFLGVVALEGPLPAAGAGAVAYGCGNGNVGIVNENVAPVAPAYPNAYAPGYPSAAQSSGYPNALGLGYPAGPGCGCAAMY; this is encoded by the exons ATGTTTATCAGAAATATTAGTCTTCTATTATCAACCATAACGATTCAG ATGATTGCTGGGCAATGCTTAAGAAGTGCGTATAATACTGGCGTATACAGCAACGAAATCGCTGCAGCAAATATAGTCGCTGAAACCGCAGCACTAGCAAGCGCTGCAGCTGCTGGAATTGCATACGGACCAGTTGCAAATGCTATAGCATATGCACCAGTATATGAACCCATCTGTTCTATTGGAGTACCTGGACTCACTTTCGGTCTAAGCTTGGCTGAACTTGCCGCGTCAAATGGAAACGGTCTCCGCGTCAGAAGCGGCTCGCCCATACCACCCAGTGGTGTAACAGTGGAGTCAGATAACATGCTCATCGAGGGTCCATTAGCTGTTAGTGGTCAACTGCCGTTCTTAGGTGTGGTGGCTTTGGAAGGTCCGTTACCTGCGGCTGGAGCTGGTGCGGTAGCTTATGGTTGTGGCAATGGAAATGTTGGAATTGTGAACGAGAATGTGGCCCCAGTTGCACCAGCTTATCCAAATGCCTACGCTCCGGGATACCCCAGTGCCGCGCAATCGTCTGGGTATCCTAACGCACTAGGCCTTGGATACCCCGCTGGGCCGGGATGTGGCTGTGCCGCTATGTATtga
- the LOC113396755 gene encoding chorion class A protein Ld2/Ld41-like isoform X2, with protein sequence MYKAVLLVCALALTIQSIAGACIGAGLGVGPFGVAGPLGLAEPFGYGGPFGLAGPLGLAEPFGLAEPCGLGPLGSPYGAYGAYGLGYGNYAGPFRAGLGCGAYI encoded by the exons ATGTACAAGGCTGTGCTTTTGGTCTGCGCTCTGGCGCTCACGATCCAg TCCATTGCTGGAGCATGCATTGGAGCTGGATTGGGTGTCGGACCCTTCGGTGTTGCTGGACCTCTCGGCCTCGCTGAACCTTTTGGTTACGGCGGTCCTTTTGGTCTTGCTGGACCTCTTGGCCTCGCTGAACCTTTTGGTCTCGCTGAGCCTTGTGGTCTAGGTCCACTAGGTTCTCCTTACGGAGCATACGGTGCTTACGGTCTCGGCTACGGCAACTATGCTGGACCTTTCCGTGCTGGTTTGGGATGCGGAGCTTACATCTAA
- the LOC113396754 gene encoding chorion class A protein L11-like isoform X2 translates to MYKAVLLVCALALTIQSIAGACIGAGLGAGPFGFAGPLGLAEPYGLGSLGAPYGAYGAYGLGYGIGNCAGPFRSGLGFGAYI, encoded by the exons ATGTACAAGGCTGTGCTTTTAGTCTGCGCTCTGGCGCTCACGATCCAg TCCATTGCTGGAGCATGCATTGGAGCTGGATTGGGTGCTGGACCCTTCGGTTTTGCTGGTCCTCTTGGTCTGGCTGAACCTTATGGTCTAGGTTCACTAGGTGCTCCTTATGGAGCATACGGTGCTTACGGTCTCGGCTACGGCATCGGCAACTGTGCTGGACCTTTCCGTTCTGGTCTGGGATTCGGAGCTTACATCTAA